The following are encoded in a window of Castanea sativa cultivar Marrone di Chiusa Pesio chromosome 9, ASM4071231v1 genomic DNA:
- the LOC142609543 gene encoding O-fucosyltransferase 13-like isoform X2, with the protein MRRDLCDGVGIARLLNATLVLPKFEVAAYWNESSGFADVFDVEYFIQQMNGFIKVVKELPPEIASKEPFRVDCSKRKGQFDYIESVLPSLLEHHYISITPAMSQRRDRYPLYAKASLCQACYSALRLTRSLENKASELLEAIPKPFLSLHLRFEPDMVAYSQCEYSGLSPSSVKAIEAARGDRKPWTGELAHVWRKRGKCPLTPNETAFILQSLSIPTDTNIYLAAGDGLMEIEGLTSVYTNVVTKSSLLSDEDFTSMHGNTKAALDYYVSINSDSYVATYFGNMDKMVAAMRAFKGLYKTLFLSRRAFAEFTSEGFSGKDLMQALWKAHLDDYVMGRGSALPDCFCEFKL; encoded by the exons TGGTTTTGCAGATGTATTTGATGTTGAATACTTTATTCAACAGATGAATGGGTTTATTAAGGTTGTCAAAGAGTTGCCACCAGAAATTGCATCAAAAGAACCTTTTCGAGTAGACTGTAGCAAACGCAAAGGCCAATTTGATTATATTGAAAGTGTTCTTCCATCGTTGCTGGAACATCATTATATTTCAATTACACCAGCAATGAGCCAAAGAAGAGATAG gtATCCTCTGTATGCAAAAGCTTCCCTTTGTCAAGCTTGTTACAGTGCGTTGCGCCTCACTAGATCCTTGGAGAACAAGGCTTCTGAGCTCTTAGAAGCCATACCCAAGCCCTTTCTCTCACTTCACCTTCGATTTGAACCTGACATGGTAGCATACAGCCAATGTGAATACTCAGGTCTTTCTCCATCTTCTGTCAAAGCCATTGAAGCGGCACGAGGAGATAGAAAACCATGGACTGGAGAGTTAGCCCATGTCTGGAGAAAACGGGGAAAATGTCCTCTTACCCCTAATGAGACCGCCTTCATACTTCAATCACTTTCCATTCCAACagacacaaatatatatttggcAGCTGGGGATGGTCTGATGGAAATTGAAGGCTTAACATCTGTCTATACCAATGTAGTTACCAAGTCTAGCCTCCTAAGTGATGAGGATTTCACAAGTATGCACGGGAACACAAAAGCTGCATTGGATTATTATGTGTCTATTAATAGTGATTCTTATGTGGCTACATATTTTGGAAATATGGATAAGATGGTTGCAGCAATGCGAGCTTTTAAGGGCTTGTATAAAACCCTTTTCTTAAGCAGAAGAGCCTTTGCAGAGTTCACTTCAGAAGGTTTTAGTGGGAAAGATCTGATGCAAGCCCTATGGAAGGCTCATCTAGATGATTATGTCATGGGGAGAGGTTCTGCTTTGCCTGACTGCTTTTGTGAGTTCAAATTGTGA